The region tgacAATCTGACCATTGcccatcaaatcaaatcaaatcaaatcaaaaatattaATACACAAACAAACATGCATGGAACTACAGAAACATGGACCAGGACACCCTCTCAACCAGTATATGTTGTTCTCCGAAAAGGAGCAGTATAATATAAGCAAAATAAAAAGGCTTACCTTTGTCTGTCCATCAACATCGATAACTTTGAAAGGATGCCAATCTGGTTGCTTGATCTCATCTTCCCATTTTGATAACACAAGTGTTGCCTCTACATCATACTTTGCATTTTTTTTAGAAACAccatttcctgctttcttcttgcatGCAGCAACAAAAGCTTTTTCATCAAGCACACCCATTCTTTTGACACCAATAGTGGATCGAGTTACTTGTATCTGTTGTAGGCCCTACACAGCGAGTAATTTGTTACCCGCGAGAAGGACGAAGCGATATATAAGGTATCACAATCAATAGAAAATTAAGAGTACAATAGAGATTATACATATCTGTATAAGTTCTTTCTTGGCTTGTTCAAGTTCATCATTGGTCCTTCGTTCCACAATAATAAGGGCCTGGTTTGCAGATTCCATGGCTTCAAGTTGTTCATCTTTCTCTTTCAGCTCTTCAGACACCTTATCAAATTCCTTTGATGTTGTATCTGCCTCAGCTCCCATGTGCTTCATTACCTCTAACTTCCCTCTCAACTGTGCTAATTCCATCTCAAGATTCTGCTTAGAAGTTAAGTCCTCTTCCAGTTTGTATTGCCTCCTGAAAGCATCTTCTTTCTCTTGCTGCAATTTCAGGAAGTGAAACAAATCAAACCCATTACGCGTCGCGCAAAGGGCGAACGCTTGCGAGAGCCACGTCCTCGTTTTTACTGTGTCGAAGTAAAGAAAAATAAAGCCATTGGGAGCGGAAAAGCACATCGAGCCCCACACCCCACCTCCCTTTCCTCCCCACGCACGCGACCTTTCCTTCGTAGGCACGCCTCATCCCTCTCGTCTCGTCTCCCCTCTCTATCATCGCACTCAACCTCTCCCCTCCCGCAAAATTTACTCGATCCGGCGATGCGCCCGCGCCACTGCCGGCGTGCTCCTTTTTGGTCCTCCCCTTCCACCGGATCGGCCGATGAGCGGATTTGCTAGAGGCGGTCGACCAGTGGAGGTGAGGAGGTTATCCCCGATGCCCACATTCCCGATGCTCGTCTTTTCCTCTCCCAAGTGGCTGCTAGGGTTGCCCCCGCCATCGCCGCCCCCATCCCACCTCCTCCGGCGCTGCCCATCTCCCTTGAGTAGTGCGGTCTGGCGCTCAGCTACGAGGGCAAGGATCCCCAGCCGCACCATCCACGTCCTTGCCGTTGTGATCGCCGCGTCGGGAAGGCAGCACGAACACGCGATTAGAGGATCCAGGTCTCTCTCTACCTCTTAGAGTTCACTACGGGTTCTGGTATATGCACCCCTAAGGTTCTCACTGGTTTCCTGAAGGAGGTTGGTACATGAGGACGTGGGAAACCAATGAGGAAGATGACTGGCGAGAAGGCTGGTTGTGTTTTTTTTCTAGAAGTAAGGCTGGTTGTGGTCATGGTCCGCCCCCTTCCCAGGCCAAATGTTGAATATCTGGAGCAGATAAATTCTTGTTTGGTTCTGGTGCATCTGATTTTACCCTTTGCTTTTTCGCTTCAGGTGCATTCTAGAGGAAGAGGATGAAGCTGTATAAAAGACTGCCGAATTCTTCCTGTTCTAGCAGGTAAAAACTGAACCTGTATGTTTTGAAATTTGGGACACATTTTAAAAACTGGACCTTTACTGTTTGTTCAAAGGAAATTTACTCTTGCAGATATATACTCTCATGATTCGTTGATAATATGTACTGCAGATTCATCATGTACTAAAAAAAAATCCTTTGTGATGCATCATATGATTTAGTTATCTTTTACACCTCCTCTTTGGACTTGTTCATTGTCAACAGCTTTACACATGGATCTCATATATCTCATTTGTAAGGTAATAGTTCAAAGGTTAAATGTCTATGTTTTTTAGCCTGTCTATCTAATGGGCACTTAAACTGTAGTTTTTTTTAATCCTGATTCGGTTGAGATACTTTAAAAATTGAGTGTTATTCACCTGCCGATGTGTGATTCAATGTAGGGGTAAAGCAACAAcggagaaattttgaatttcaCATATTGATCAGTTTATTTCAAGAGCGCAGGTCATTTTTCTGTATGCTGGATGAATAGCTCCCTTCTTCAGTATGTACTTCTATTTGAAGGACCGAAGAGAAAATTCAGTGTTTATACTACTCCGTTTCCAGAATAGTTATGCTCTTTCTGCGAAATCAAACGAGTCAGTGATACAAAAATAGTGTTGTTTTTTCTCCTTTTGTTAATGATTTGTTCTAACTATAACGTTAGCATGAATTGTAATGGTGAAATTATCCCTACTGCAGAATAAGTTGGCATGAAGCAATCTGTTCCCAAAATAATGTATACATGTATTAATGCCAATCTCATGTTTTCCTTCTTTTGCTGAGCTCTATATGAACAGTTCTCTATGTGTAAGTGGTCCATATGGATTTTTAGTATATCATGCTATGTACAAGTAGTTCTATATATTCAGGTTAGGTATGATGGATAGTGTCAGATTACTGGGCATTTATGTATAATTAAAATTATATTATGATGCATTTATGTATCCTTAAAGTTCTATTATGTTGTTGTGTTATATACGAAAATTGCTGCGTCGAGTTCAGGTATGGCTCTTTGTGCTACATCCTCTCTTCTACCTCTGCCTCTGTCAAGCACCACAGATCCAATAAGTTGACCTCCTCCCTCTATTCTTTTAACGTTCTCTATTTCGACATAACCAAATCTTTAATAGTAAACTGAACTATGGTCATTTGGTGTATCTTGTTTATATTATGACCAAGTGCTGAAATAGAAAGTGATGAAATTGAAGGCCTTTGTCTTTGTTCCATGGCTCTCAAGTCTGCCACTCCATCTACTATGGGATCACACCAATTGCTAGATCTaatatgtcatctgctcctgtactAATTAGTATCTCACGGGCCTTCAGGTTCTGATGCAATTTAGAAAATCCCTCTTTAAGCAAAAGTCTGGTTGACAATATAAAACTGTAGCTCTGAATTTAGTAATCACTTACCCTCACAAGCATGTTGATAAATTAGCAAGATGACTAGCTACCTAGCATATATTACTTTTCCTTTTTTTAGAAACTCAAAGTTGTTGGTTCTAATGTCTTACTgattagaagcaataataaagattACCTATGGTGACATGACTTGATATTCTGATTGACTTGTTGCCTTCTCTTACAAGTAAACATGTGTAGCTACTTCGTTCCCTAATTTTACTGATGCATTTTATTCTGGTATGTATCTCATTTTCGAAGTGGTACATGTGTTGTATTAGAAAACACTCTATATTGATTACCTTTTTCCCTTTCTACTCCTTAACCTCAGTTCTCCCTGGTATCTCTTTTGAGCTCTGACGTAGCAACAAGACAATCTAGCTAGGTTACTCTGCACATACCTTCCCTGTGATGTCACATTTGCTGTACCCTTGGCTCTTGTTCTTATTTTGTAGGTAGTCACATTGCTGTCATATTTGTCCTATATGAAAACGAATGCGATATAGGACAACCTTGGACGTGGGGAAAAGGGGAGGCAAAGGGCAGTAAAATCTCAACCAAGGGCGATGTCCGCAGCTATGGCATTGTTCTTCTGGAAATGCCAGAAATGACCTACCCATGAATAATTCGATGATGGATTTATGCTTCGCAAGTATGTAGAGGCATCTCTTTCATGGACTGAAGACATTCTTCACCTCAACCTTATTTCAGAAATATGAGATCAACAGGTCGATCTTATCCTCAAACTTGCAAGAATACAAGAAATTTATGCTGAATGATATATGTGCTCTTGGACTCTTTAAATTTGGCATTTCATGCTTTTGTAGAATCACCAAAAGAAATACACATGTATGAAACTGCTATGCTTGCCCTGCTTTATCAATGCACAATCTTGCTGTTGTAGTTCTATTGCAATGTCTTGTATTTTTAACAACCAACATGCAACTATCCCTCTTTTGGACTGTCTGGACGTTGACTAGTACGCCAGCATGATTAGTGTGCACAATCCTGCCTCAAGAGGCACCACCAGGTGGTGCCCCAGCCACTAGTGCATATTCACTAGATACCCAACATACAAACAATGCTTTAAAGCAATACCTCGTGTTTCTTGAGAAGCTGCCTGAGCTCTTCACGCGCCTTCTGATGCTTTAGGGTTGCTAAGTCAAGAAGAACATTCTCGTTTGCATTCTGTAAGAGTTTTGAACAGCATACACAAGTTCAAATTCAGTTCATTAAGATATAACAGAAGGAACAAAACATAAAATAGCATTGGAGGAGACAAGAAAAACAACCTTTTCTTTCTCTGCTTCAACTTTTGCTCTGTCAATATTACTTTTCCTAGCCAACTCTTCAAGTTGCTTATGTCTCCGGATGGCTTGTTCTCTCCTGGTCTTCAGTTCCTGTTGCAGTCTTTGATTATCTTCAACTATTTTACTAGAATTCCTGCGAGCGTCTTCCTGCATCTTTCTTATCTCTGGTTATCGAATGGGAAAAGAAACTCAGTAAGTTCAGTGATCACAAGATGATATTATTGCTGACAGCTGTATTGTAGAAAACAAGTAAGATCATTAGTACGCAAAATGCGGCAAAAACACGCAGTATCGAAATATGTCCATACTTTCATTATGTTCCTCAACCATTCGATCCTTTTCCTTCATCATGCTATCAAGTTTCATGGCATTTTGATTGTTCTTCAGCTCCAGTTCTTGTAAATGCTTATTCTTCTCTTCCATTTGACGAGTAAAATGAGCTATACGCTCAGTTCTCTCATGTTCCTGATCACCAATACTTTTTAGAACTCCAATTTTCCTCAGATGCTCTCCTATTGTCCCATGAGAGTTATAATCATCAGATCTTGCAAGCCATCCATAAAGATCGTCCATTCTACAGTTTCTTCTGTTCCAATCAGTCTTACTGTACTGCTCCACTATGAAATGCTTTTCAAAAGCTAATGCATCCTTGAACCCAGTCCAGTCTTCAGCAAACTTGATGATGGAGTGATCAGTCTGGCCCTTGGAATCCAAAAGAATAGTGACTTCGCATGGTCTGAACCGTGATAACTGTGATTTTAACATATGCTCACTTTCCCTGACAAAATTTGTATCCATCAAATCAGCTGGTAGATTAACCAGAATGCCCATCCACGGCCATACAAACTTCTCTTCTTCAATCTTAGGAGGCTTATACTCAACGATGGCAAGTTGCAATGATGGTTCCAAGGAGCTGCCCAAATCATTCTTCACGTACTCTGCAAGTGCTAGGTGTGCTGCCCTCACCCTGGGCTTGCGTTTCTGAGCAGCCCCTATTCCTGAGGCATGCTGCAGAAGATCCTTGACGTTGTAATCTTGCTTCTTTTTCCCTAGGCAGAACGGGCATCGGAAGATCTTCTCACCATACTGCACTTTCAATTTTTTGGACCGCAGTTGAGCGTAGATCTTGTCCTTGTGCTCATCGATCTCCGAATCACTAatctcagattcttcttcagatgtatGCTCCATCGGGATTTGGATGAGAGATAAAATGCCCTGAGGATGAGCACAAAAAAACATTCAGTCAGTGCTATCAACTGATTTGAAGTGATTCATATGGTAAAGAGGCATAGCAAATTAAAGTGAATGGAAAGCTGTGCTAGTCCTCGGAAATGATTAAATAGCTAACATTTCATTTATACACACTTTAAGTTCGTATACTAATTAGGAAATGAGAAATGCGACCAATTTCTAAAATATTCAGATAAAAACGAACCAAAAACCTATCCATGGAATGACTAACAGTAATAAAAGGATCGGGTCGATGCAGATGTGTGGATTTCCTCTGCCATTCAGAACGATTTTATTTACACCCAGTGTTGTACTCAACGTGTGTACGGAGATTTAGCTGGAAGAATCCCAGATATTGTTTGGGTAAAAAGAAGTGATTACTGCAAAGGGATCGGCAACTAAATCAATGAGGGAGGGGGAGAATGATTTGGAGTTGGGCTGATCGTTGGCACAGCAAAGAACGGAAAAACCCCAAGGGCAAAATTAACACTGATCAGTAGTATTTGGATTCCTCTTGTAGTCTTGTCCGTGGAAAATAATCAAAGAATGGAGGATGGGTTACCACGCACCTAAGGAATAAGCAACGAACCGCGAAAATCAACCGAAAAACGATCACGCTAGGGTTCCTTACCAAcaaaggaaggaaggaagaagCAATCCACGCAAATCCGGGGCCAGTAGGCCTCGCTTCTTGTGCGCCGGCGCCGTCGGCACGAGAATGCGAGGGATTTCTGGGAGAAATCAGAGAAGAAGGGCTGAGAAGAGGAACAGCAAGGGGACCGGGGGTTTACGAACGGAGGAATTTTGATGGGGGTTTCACCTAACCTATATCTCTTACTTAACCCCTTCACGTCCGTTATTCACAGCTCTGGCCATCTGAGGCAAAAATGTGCTCATCTTTATTTATGCGATTAGTAAGTGgccttttttcctctctttttttgcggGCTCGCGTGCGTCGGCCTACCTCACGAGGATGGACACCGGTGAGTTGCTTTAAGCCGTACGAGTATCCAATAAAATTGGATGGTACTATTTTATTTACGAGGAAATGAGAGTTCCCTCTAGTTAGGGTTTCGTTCCTCTCGCCGCCTTGGCGACGTTGAGATCTATCGTCCCTCCCGCCGGTGGATTGGAGCTCTGCATCCTGGGATCGAGGCAGCCCTGTTGCTGCCAAGGCTCGGGGTTGGTCTCTCACCGCCGGGGGCTAGGGTTGTTGGTTCGAGAAGATCGTGCTCCTTCTGTGACCGAACCCTATGGCTGGCCCGAGTTCGTCGGCGGCTGACCGCAAAGGAAAAGGAAacttgaaggagatgatgaaggagTTGGCCCTCAAAGAAGATGACCTCGATGATGTGATATTCGAGGATGATGATGCCCCAGCAGAGGAGGCGCTCCGCTGGATGATTTTAGCCTGAGTTCATATGGACAAGGGCTTCAGCACTTACTGGTTCTTTTGTAACATGAGATCGGCATGGGATCTAGCCATGCCAGTCAAGATTAAAACCTTGGAGGAAAACCTTTTCCAGATGCGGTTTGATTGCTTGGGAGACTGGGAGCGTGTTACCCAGGGTGGTCCATGGCACTTCAGGGGAAATCCTGTGATTATCGCTCCGTACGATGGATATACGAAGCCCTCCTTTATTGAGCTCTTCACTTTTGAGATATGGGCAAGAATCATCGAGCTTCCGATCGCTTTCCATGTAAAGGTCAAGGCGCTTGCATCAAagattggtgagtttgtcgattctGAGCCTTCATCTTTTAACTTCGAAGGAAATTTTTATAGAGTCAGAATCAGATTGGACGTCCACAACCCACTGAAGAAAGCTATATCCTTGAtccggggaggagagagggagatttTTGCGGTGAAGTATGAGCGTTTGCCCGATTGGTGCCAGGTGTGTGGCATGATGGGTCACGAGTTCAAAGAACATGGCGACGGGGTGCATCCCCCCTCTGCTCTTGTGTTCAAAAACCTTCGTGCTCCGGCAATCACTGCTTGGGGAACTCGACGCTGAAACAAGAAACAGCAGAATCAGAAGCAAGAGGTGCATGCGACACACAACCCTACGGCGAGCCAACATGAAACAAGAGCAGATGAAGGCAGGGATTTGGACAACAACAGGAAGCGCTCGTCCGACCAAGTTGCTGGCTCCTCGAACCCTAAATCGACGGGTCTGGAACTGGTCCCGGTGACGAAGCTGAGTGGAGGTACATTGCcgattagccccccccccccctaagcAAGAACCAAAGCGGTCTAGACTAACGGGGCAGTTGGGAAAGATAGAAACTTCGGTGGAGAAGGATGGAACATGtggtgcagtgaagaaaaaccccaATGGGGGAAAGAGCTCAAACGCGAGATCGGTGGCCTCCCTAACGGAGGACCACCGAACGCAATGAATCTTCTATGCTGGAACTGCCGGGGGATTGGCAACGCCCCGACAGTCCAAGAGCTGCGCGAACTCGCGAATAAGTTTGCCCCTAGAGTACTTTGTTTAGTTGAAACCCAGATCAGTGGGGAAAGAGCTGAAAATTTGAAAAGTACTTTAGGTTATGATTGTTCTTTTGTTGTTGATCCCTCCGGTAGGAGCGGaggtttggctattttctggaataatGAAATAAGAAACGAGATTTTGGGTTACTCGAGATATCATATTGATTGTAAGATAACTGGCGTAGGGGATCAACCATGGAGGCTCTCTCTTTTCTATGGTGAAGCTCAGACCCACcttcgccatcaaacttgaagcaCGATGAAAAACCTGTCCACTCTCCAAGATTTGCCTTGGGTATGCATAGGATATTTCAACGAGGTGTTGAGACATGATGAACATGACAATATTGGAACGAGGAGTCAATCATAAATCCAGGGCTTCAGAGATGCGGTTGACGTATGTGGTTTAGTCGATCTCGACTACAAAGGCATAAAGTGGACTTATGAGAAGAAAGTAACAGGAGGCTCGTATACCCGAGTCAGGCTAGATAGGGCTTTGGGCTTGGTGGATTGGTGTGGTTTGTTCCCATCGGCGGCTGTAGAACATATCACAGCCGCTTCGGATCATTCGGCCATCTTACTGCAGTTAACCCAACCGAATGGAGGAGCCAAAAAAGTCAGGCAGTTCAGATACGAGGTTATGTGGGAGACCCACCCAGACTTGAAACCCGCGGTGCATGTAGCGTGGGAGCCCAATGGCCATAATATAACAGTGGGGAAGTCTGAGCAAATCTCGAGGCTTTAGCAAATAATCTGGGCGACTGGTCACGAACCACGTTCGGGAGTGTAAGAGGAGAAATTCGTTGTCTGAAGAAGGAGCTAGATCGCTTGCGGAGTGACTGCATGAGAGTCGGCCCTTCCCATGCGGAGATTAAGATCAATGACCGCCTGATTGAACTCTATCTGCGAGAAGAACTGATGTGGAGACAACGATCTCGGGTTGAGTGGCTATCAGCAGGGTTCGGAACTCCCGTTTCTTTCACATGTGGGCTTCCATGCAGAGGAGGAAGAACTTGATCAAGGCTCTGCAAAAACCGGATGGACAGGTGACCACGGACCTAACTAAAATGCAACAAATGACATTTGATTTTTACAAACAACTATACACCACAGAGGGTGTTGAGGGAATATAGGATGTTCTCCAACATGTCCCTTTAAAGGTTACTCCGGAGATGAATGCCTCACTGTTGGCCCCGTATGAGGCAAAGGAGGTTAAGACCGCTCTTTTCCAGATGTTTCCCACAAAACCTCCAGGTCCAAACGGGTTTCCAGCTCACTTCTTTCAACGACACTGGGATGTATGTGGCGAAGCGGTCACGAGGGCAGTTTTGGCTATTGTGAGGGGCGAGGAGAGCCCTACGTGCTTGAATGATGCCCTGTTGGTCCTTATTCCGAAGGTATCAAATCCAACCTTGCTCTATCAGTTCCGCCCTATAAGTTTGTGTAACGTGTTTTACAAGATCGCTTCGAAGGTGCTAGCGAATCGCCTTAAGTTAATTCTCCCAGAGATTATATCAGAGGAGCAGTCGGCTTTTGTCCCCGGAAGGCTAATAACTGACAACATAATCTCGGCATATGAATGTTTACACTTCATGAAGAGGAACAGATCAAAGAACAACAGTTATGCAGCTctgaagcttgatatgatgaaggcatacaaTCGTGTGGAGTGGACTTACTTGAGATCAATCATGGAGAAGTTGGGTTTTGCGGCACCTTGGGTGTCAGTGGTGATGAACACGGTGAGCTTAGTATCTTTTTCAGTAATATTCAATAGTGTGAAGTCAGAAGTTTTCAAACCTTCAAGGGGTATTcgatagggagatccaatctcttcATACCTTTTCTtgttagcagcagagggcctttcgtgcctcttaaaATCCCAGAACCAATCATCCCAGCTTAGTGGCATTAAGGTAGCACCGACGGCACCGGCGGTGAACCACCTTTTATTCGCGGATGATAGCCTATTGTTTTTTCAGGGTGAGTGTTGATGGAGCTGAAGCAGTATCAAACCTGTTGGACACTTATTGCATGGCATCGGGCCAAAGGATGAACAAAGAGAAATCATCAATTTTCTTTAGCAAGGGCTGCCCAGAGATAGTTCGTGTTGCTGCCAAAGGCCACTTGCAAGTTGCCAATGAGTCATTGGGCGACAGATACTTGGGCATGCCAACGGACGTGGGTCATTCTAAGAAGGGGACATTCAAATACTTGAGTGACAGAGTATGGGACAAGGTAAAGGGGTGGATGAGCAAATGTTTGTATGCAGGTGGGAAAGATGTGCTAATTAAATCGGTAGCCCAAGCTATCCCGGTGTTTTCTGTGTCATGTTTCAAACTCCCTAGAGGCTTATGTGATCATATCAAATCCATCACCAGAAAGTTTTGGTGAGGCTGCAAACAGGGAGAACGCAAGCCGGCATGGGTGTCATGGGATGTGATGACACGCTCAAAACACCTTGGTCGACTGGGTTTTAGAGATCTTGAATTTTTCAACCTATCTTTGTTGGCGCGTCAGGCTTGGAGACTCTTGCAAGAACCAATGAGTTTGAGCGCTATAATACCGAAGGCGACATACTATCCTGACAGGACGATCCTTAGCGTTGAGTTGGGGTCTAGACCGTCTCAGATATGGCGAGCTATCTTGGAGGGGCTGGATTTGGTTAAGCATGGAATCACCCGCCGGATTGGCAATGGACAAACAACGGAGATATGGAATGATAACTGGATACCAAAGGAGATGACACCAAGGCCCATCACGTTGCTGGTTGCCAACCCCCCGAGGTATGTTTCGGAGTTGCTCTCCCCGGCAACAGCCTCATGGAATGAGACTCTAATCCGGACAGTTTTCCTGCCTATAGATGTTGAGGCTATTCCAAAGATTCCGGTATGCACATGTAATATAGAGGATTTTTGGGCTTGGTACCCGGACAAGAAAGGAAAGTTCAGCGTCAACCCGGCCTATAAATTTTTGCTTAAGATAAAGTTGCAGAGGGAGGAGTGGCTGAACGGTGGTATCGGATCATCTCACACTGAAAAAGATGAAAAAGCTTGGACCTCTCTGTGGAAATTGAGAATCCCGTCGAAGGTGAGAATCTTCCTTTGGAGACTTGCTCACTATTCACTCCCCACGACGGATGTGTTGAAGAGAAGAAACATGTCAGTTCGAGATGTATGACCGCTTTGTGGCTGTGAGGATTCATGGCGCCATGCTTTGGTTGCATGCACGATGTCCTGTTGCGTATGGGCGCTTTCGGATGAAACTCTGGTGGCACTCATGTCTAAAAATGAGGAATCCAATGCAAGAATATGGCTGTTTGAACTCAATGAGAAGATGGACCAAGCCTGCTTTGCAAGGATGGTCATCACACTTTGGTCCATATGGTATGCTAGAAGAAAAGCTATCTATGAATCGATTTTTCAGAGCCCAACATCTTTCATTAATAACTACATTGACGAGCTGGGCCAATTGAGAACCGGAGGAGTGCATGAAGGTAATCCCAGTGTTGCAACACCACGACAGAAGCGGTGGCTTCCTCCACCGAGCGGCATTGCGAAGATTAACGTTGATGGGGCTGTGGTTAGATCACGGAGAGGTGGGGCAGTTGCAGCTTTATGCCGCGACCAGGTCGGGCATTATTTGAGGTCATCGGCGGTGGTTTACCACAGGATTACTGATCCCTTAACTTTGGAGACTTATGCATGCCGCGAGGCCCTTGCTTTGGCGGACGATCTGGGACAGCAGAAAATTTGCGTGGCCTCGGACTGCCAAGAGGCGGTGAATGACATCAACAGCGGAACAAGAGGCCCCAATGCTGCGTTGGTACATGAAATAATGAACCATTGTAATAGCTTTATTTCTTACTCTTTTGTTTCGAGCGTAGGAACTTTAATTTTAAAGCTCATAATCTCGCCAAGTTTGTTTGTAACCTAGATATAAGTAGACATGTTTGGTTGAGCAACCCCCATAACCCAGACCTTGTACCTATGACAATTGCTTTTGAATGAATACAACAGgcgagatttctcaaaaaaaaaaatgaaAATTGCGCGGTCACAGCAATGTAGCGGCAGATCTTGAGCCGTCCATTATGTTGCGAAGATGCGTGCCATGGATTCTGTATAAGTTGCATAAGCTTTCACTTTTCATATACATCTTAAATACGTCTGAGCATTCTGCCCGATACGTGGATACGGCACCAGGATCCCATGAAATTGAATAAAAGTCAGGACGTAAATATCTTCATGACGGGTCATccccttcttcttcgtcctcaagctCCCGGTCTCTCCTTCCTCCTTCAACTTacgacctctccttcttcctccttgagtTCCAGGTGGAACACTTTTTCTTCAAGATTCAGATCGATGTGCCTCGAATTTTTCTCCAGCAACATCCTTAGCCCAAGTGTCGACAGGATATTTGTCACTACAATATTCCCAGGTATAGATCCGCCA is a window of Triticum dicoccoides isolate Atlit2015 ecotype Zavitan chromosome 2B, WEW_v2.0, whole genome shotgun sequence DNA encoding:
- the LOC119363816 gene encoding factor of DNA methylation 1-like; this encodes MEHTSEEESEISDSEIDEHKDKIYAQLRSKKLKVQYGEKIFRCPFCLGKKKQDYNVKDLLQHASGIGAAQKRKPRVRAAHLALAEYVKNDLGSSLEPSLQLAIVEYKPPKIEEEKFVWPWMGILVNLPADLMDTNFVRESEHMLKSQLSRFRPCEVTILLDSKGQTDHSIIKFAEDWTGFKDALAFEKHFIVEQYSKTDWNRRNCRMDDLYGWLARSDDYNSHGTIGEHLRKIGVLKSIGDQEHERTERIAHFTRQMEEKNKHLQELELKNNQNAMKLDSMMKEKDRMVEEHNEKIRKMQEDARRNSSKIVEDNQRLQQELKTRREQAIRRHKQLEELARKSNIDRAKVEAEKEKNANENVLLDLATLKHQKAREELRQLLKKHEQEKEDAFRRQYKLEEDLTSKQNLEMELAQLRGKLEVMKHMGAEADTTSKEFDKVSEELKEKDEQLEAMESANQALIIVERRTNDELEQAKKELIQGLQQIQVTRSTIGVKRMGVLDEKAFVAACKKKAGNGVSKKNAKYDVEATLVLSKWEDEIKQPDWHPFKVIDVDGQTKEIVREDDEKLQALKEELGQEAHDVVVKALLEMNEYNPSGRYPVPVLWNFKENRRAPLDEAVAYILKQWKTSKNKRTYFS